aatcatccccctcagtattcgctacaCCGAATACACCATAGCGAGGTATATTATAATGGTAGCATAAgtattatgtattaaataattaggtaacaatatttaaaaaatcaaaatcccTAGCCACAGGTATCCTTAAAAGTAAGTATTCTTAATCTATGTATATGCTTAATGTTTCTTTTAATAAGTAAtcttatatatgtcaccgtaaaattgtaaataacgttagattataatctatctcgcgagattgtgaactgtcgaataattatgaatcgtatcatattgcttacaatttaacgtattatttttcggtagattataatttatcgaagtgaaaccgtcaaattgtgatacgaaacgcacctcgcgtgctataccatagagttacaaaactattagagtgagcataatgttaatttgggattgtcttaaaatgcataaatgtttttgtcataattttaattatcataatcctttttgcataacgtttttagcataatagttttactttcccataataacatctaggaatactggtttgttaggtataacttatttttgggattaataaatagatatccataattcttttttagaataatagtgttttgtcataatttttacaaggcataacagtaggttagggtgcggcgggggtggcccttgggccacccctatgccgccagcatgtttatcttacacacgaaaagtatactgaatgatacgtttcagattttacATTCTTCTTAAAGGTCAGTGGAGCTAAATGGCAGTACGCGGCCCGGGCGGCCGTGATGACGATGATGGGGTCCTTCGGTGGCGGCTGCTTCGGACTGATCTTCACGCTCATCAAGAATAAAGGGCGGGCAGACGTCATGGAGCTCATCAACAGCATTCTAGGAGCGCTTGTGTCTATCActggtaagttttttttttattcatatagtTTTTTGGAAGCcatagtagcccagttggtagaaagcttgcctctcactttgaggtcgcagtttcgaatccatcAGAGGCCTAAAacgactgtcgaatttgttttcgaattcatgtgaTCATAagcgattatcacgtgctcagcggtgaaggaaaaaagcCGATCCTTGGGAGGAGCACGTGAAATATCTCGGCGTattcttagatagacgtctaaAACTCAAGCCAATGACATAAACGTCACCTAAAAATACCGAAATATTCAGCTAAGACCGAATCGAGTGGAGGAATAGTCGAGTgtaggaagagtcgagtggaggaagagtcgagtggaggaagagtcgagtggatgAAGattcgagtggaggaagagtcgagtggaggaatagTCGAGTGTAGGAAGAGTCgtgtggaggaagagtcgattGGAGGAATAGTCGAGTGTAGGAAGAGTCgggtggaggaagagtcgagtggaggaagagtcgggtggaggaagagtcgagtgaagGAAGAGTCGTGTGGAGGGAGAGTCGgatggaggaagagtcgagtggaggaagagtcgggtggaggaagagtcgagtggaggaatagTCGaatggaggaagagtcgagtggaggaagagtcgaatGGAGGAAAAGTCGAGTGAACATCTGAGAATACGAGtgttagtctttgttttgtaataacactgataAATTTCAGCTGGTTGTTTCCTCTACCGAGCTTGGGAAGCGCTGGTCATAGGACTGATCGGAGCTGGGATAGCGTCGGTGACTTCGCCCCTCTTCGACAGACTTCGCGTAGACGACCCCGTCGGCGCCTCCGCTGTGCACGGCGCTTGTGGACTTTGGGGTAAGAACGGGGAGAATTGGTATAAATTGGTTTGTAATAATGTAATCAAGAGCGGAAAATAAAAGCTGTGTTTCGTAGTCACTTCATCGTGGTAATCTTATTTCTTGGCGTCAgcaataaacgatttttttggTTACTACGTTACATATCTTTGACATTGACATCGTAAGCGAACTAACTGGCGTTAATGGCGCTTGTGTGACAAGGATGTTCAAGAAATGCCAGCACTCGCGGCTTCTCCACCGCTCCGCGCGCTCTGCGGATTCTATCGAGCGCTTTGGCCAATAGCCGTACGTTGtctatctatgtagatagcatacactgcgtctattggtcgaagcccttgaTATATTCGTGCCGCGCGCGGAGCTATGATAAGATAATGACAGCTATAACTTAGAActaaattaggtgtctgctgaAATCTGggcaaatacttacttatatcaattTCTTTACATTTAAGGAGTGATCGCAGTAGGCCTGTTTGCTGATAACCCTGTACCGATGGACACCACTAATGGGCGATCTGGTCTTTTCAAAGGTTTGTTTGGAGTTTCACCAAAATACATACTTgcttacattaattttattattccctttttcacaaggtccgctaaccaaacctgaagatttgacaggtccgattttttacagaagcgactgcctgtctgaccttccaacccgcgaagggaaaggcAGGCCAAattagattaggtcacatacctcaatttctcgggaatgtgggtttgctcactatgttttccttcaccgctgaccacgtgatagtcatttatgacccaaatatgaattcgaaaatcacaggggttcgaacctgcgacctcaatgtgagagtcaagcgttctaccagctgggctaccacggctgacattacaagttattagtTTCATCACTACgaggcacgctcttgtcggtgtagcattctccatgctactttttagggaaaaatagggtagtggtttccctcttgccttcccacagtactctgtctgacgcgagtgggatggcagagtagtctattacaaagccgtactaggtctCCTGTCctatgaatagtactgacagttactgctgccctctgccaggtaacaggttacagtccctgtgacttgccccttccgtcctgcattgccgtaccgatggcgttgaggtcttcacccgtatccctgggcaagtcACGTTATACACCGTAGGTCCACATCATATACTTACGCTTACGGTTATTTCCCACCGAGGCAAGCAGAGACTTTataacatcatcaccagcctattaacgtccccactgctggggcacgggccttccctatggatggatagggagatcgggccttaaaccaccacgcgggcccagtgcggattggtggttattaacgactgctaatgcagccgggaccaacggcttaacgtgccttccgaagcacggaggagctcgagatgaaaactttttttttgtggtcacccatcctatgaccggcctttgcgaaagttgcttaacttcaacaatagcaggccgagcgcgtttaccgctgcgccatcgagctcctcaacttTATAACAAAATTATCGAAATATGTTCAGTAGTTTCTGCATGAAAGAGTAGTGAATAGCCTCGCAAACTTTCGCAATAGACCTTTATCCGGAACACACAGCTTTTTATGAACCCGCGACAAAAACTAGTAGGTAAATGgttacttcttttttttaattgatcaaTCTGAATCACGGTTGATTAATCTTGTGTATCGGAACAAATTATCTATCTTTTTTACGTACTTAACGACGTGGAAGAATGCTTAACTcccactgtgaggtcgcaggttttaATCCCAGCACGTGCTTAAACCAAtgaatttcgaatttgttttcgaattcgtgtttgggtcatatcacgtgctcagcagtgaaggaaaacatcgtaaggaaacccacatttcttaaaatgcgtttcggaggtatgtgacctaatctgtattgggctggttttcccttcgcgggttggaaggtcagacaggcagtcgcttctgtaaaaaaccggacctgtcaaatcttcatgttaggtaagcggaccctgtgaaatacgggATAGGAAATGCTAgaggttttttattattttttaatttatatcagGCGGTGGCTGGTACCTCCTGGGCGTGCAGAGTCTGACGGCAGTATGTCTGATGTCGTGGGGAGTGGTCGTGACTATGTCGCTCCTGTGGGCCATAGACAAGGTGTTGCCAATCAGGATGGACCCTTACGAGGAGCTGCTGGGGGCTGATCTGTGTGAACACCGGATTAGGCATGGCCAGGTAAGACCAGTACCACAGCCCGGGTTCATACaacttacctacatacatacataaacagccttcccacttctgggcacaggcctcccctcaatcaaccggagggagtatagagcatattccaccacgctgctccaatgggagttggtggaggtgtttttacggctaatagccggcaccaacggcttaacgtgccctccgaagcacggaatcatcttactttttcggacaaacaggtgattcaagcctgaaaaatccttaccaaacaaaggacagcctcacaaagtgatttcaacaatgtcccccatcgggaatcgaacccggacttccagatcgtgagcctaacgctctaaccactagaccacggaggctgttatctaTTACTGTACCTGTAaatctatttaaaattaaatctatTTACAGGTGGGGGTATCGCGAGCGGTGTCTGCACTAAGGCCGTACCATCGCTCCAACAGCATAGAGGAGGTCGGAGGTATCGGCGTCAATACGGGACATAGTCATGTCATAGATAAAATTTATgaggtaaaaatatatatttttttacttactttttacgtgacttactgtagatttgcggACACCAGGACACTACATACAATGTCTCGTTCTTataccagcgggcctagcaccgtaagcacgcgactctttctcgccgcgacagagatcgtctgtctctttctgtgcagtactgtgtgagagtgacgggtgacgtatgtcgacgcgagaaagagtcgcgcgcttgcagtgctaagcccgcaggtacTATTTAACAGAGCGACACGTTCAATAGGTAAAataattgattatatttcaataacattttacaatcgtctcaatgcgcggtaagaattaaatctgtcaaaatacctaagttagtgttgtgacgtttgtGAGCATAGTGATGAcagtcgatcgattattttctatcgaACAATACCATGCTATGTGTGAGTGTCACAGGCAGTGTCCCCTACTCCTCAgcggcttacagccatttagactaaagtaaaacacagagggggtgaggtaaatcgaACTCGGCGCCCAGTACGAATTGGAGCGGGGTGGATCgtaccgttctatgcgtagtattatttttcaatCTATGCTAACATGCCATCTGTCTTATGACCATGCCAGATaacaattatatacttactcagTCTTAAGCCAGTAGAAATTAGGTAAAAAGCCAAAaaaagcagcgtggtagagaatgctctataccccttccggttgattgaggggtggcctaTGTTCAGCAGAGGGATGTACCTActtaggttatgttatgtaattatgttTTACCTCTTACAGGCTCACAAGaagaaacaagaaaacaaatcCAATTTACCAatgaatatgtttaaaaacaaagCATTTGAAGAGAAAGAAGTGGACTCGTCAAGTTTTAGAAACAATGGATTTTTGAACAAACGCCCTGGCAACCCAGAGAACGAACTTCACGCGACCATAGACTCGATTTCACAAGAAATGAACAAAAATGGCGGgaacaaaacgtcaaaaattaaagtTATACCAGATATTAAAGGGAAAAAGTTGAAAGAACTATctgttactgaattagaagagGTTAATGATATTATTGCTCACGAAGACAGGTTCAGGCATAGATTTAATGAAAGTGATTACGAAAATGATATAGCTCGGAGCGGGGTAAGATGGATTGACTAGTCGATAGCGTTGTACCGGTGTTGATTCCAGTAAAAACAtccaatattattttaaattatacctgtcattttcttatccgccgcaaaggaaagggacggggaagcgacaggcataaaaatatgGAATACACTTTTATGGAATAGCCATCTCACTGAAATGCATCCCGTTTGACACGTGCTGACAACTTAATTCCGACTGTTTAATTTtgtggttttttaaatttctgcgtgtgttccgtaaattttgTCAGTCGTTCACCCGTcccgttccttttcggcggataagaaaaagacaggtataacttaaaataaaattagatggtgtgtgtattggtactggaatcagcaccgaACTACTACGCGGCGCGCGATTAAGAACTACACGAGGGGCATATCTATTATAACGCCTTGATTTGACGGTGCCATATTTTATCGGCAACAGTGCATCTGCTTGATGGAATCATGTCAGAGATAGGTATTCATGATTTTCGCACTTTTTGATGATAATTAGTAttagtgttttattttagtGTCACTTTAATAagagattttccaggctacgttctccaaaaaaatatagatggc
The Pectinophora gossypiella chromosome 26, ilPecGoss1.1, whole genome shotgun sequence DNA segment above includes these coding regions:
- the LOC126378388 gene encoding putative ammonium transporter 2 isoform X2, coding for MDVNWSFPLHTGLRSPNLTNSTVNLQQNFEIDLEDTNWILTSSFIIFTMQTGFGMLESGCVSVKNEANIMMKNLADISLGGLTYWIFGYGMSFGQGPLTNSFVGTGDFLVDPPVGDALMGPVFASFLFQLSFATTATTIVSGAMAERTNFKAYCLFSFLNTIVYCVPAGWVWGEHGFLNKLGAVDIAGSGPVHLIGGASAFASALMLGPRLGRYAHGTGPLPLGNPVNAVMGTFVLWWGWLAFNSGSTYGVSGAKWQYAARAAVMTMMGSFGGGCFGLIFTLIKNKGRADVMELINSILGALVSITAGCFLYRAWEALVIGLIGAGIASVTSPLFDRLRVDDPVGASAVHGACGLWGVIAVGLFADNPVPMDTTNGRSGLFKGGGWYLLGVQSLTAVCLMSWGVVVTMSLLWAIDKVLPIRMDPYEELLGADLCEHRIRHGQVGVSRAVSALRPYHRSNSIEEVGGIGVNTGHSHVIDKIYEAHKKKQENKSNLPMNMFKNKAFEEKEVDSSSFRNNGFLNKRPGNPENELHATIDSISQEMNKNGGNKTSKIKVIPDIKGKKLKELSVTELEEVNDIIAHEDRFRHRFNESDYENDIARSGVRWID
- the LOC126378388 gene encoding putative ammonium transporter 2 isoform X1, which produces MDVNWSFPLHTGLRSPNLTNSTVNLQQNFEIDLEDTNWILTSSFIIFTMQTGFGMLESGCVSVKNEANIMMKNLADISLGGLTYWIFGYGMSFGQGPLTNSFVGTGDFLVDPPVGDALMGPVFASFLFQLSFATTATTIVSGAMAERTNFKAYCLFSFLNTIVYCVPAGWVWGEHGFLNKLGAVDIAGSGPVHLIEEEDDKALKDYEQTGGASAFASALMLGPRLGRYAHGTGPLPLGNPVNAVMGTFVLWWGWLAFNSGSTYGVSGAKWQYAARAAVMTMMGSFGGGCFGLIFTLIKNKGRADVMELINSILGALVSITAGCFLYRAWEALVIGLIGAGIASVTSPLFDRLRVDDPVGASAVHGACGLWGVIAVGLFADNPVPMDTTNGRSGLFKGGGWYLLGVQSLTAVCLMSWGVVVTMSLLWAIDKVLPIRMDPYEELLGADLCEHRIRHGQVGVSRAVSALRPYHRSNSIEEVGGIGVNTGHSHVIDKIYEAHKKKQENKSNLPMNMFKNKAFEEKEVDSSSFRNNGFLNKRPGNPENELHATIDSISQEMNKNGGNKTSKIKVIPDIKGKKLKELSVTELEEVNDIIAHEDRFRHRFNESDYENDIARSGVRWID
- the LOC126378388 gene encoding putative ammonium transporter 2 isoform X3; this translates as MLESGCVSVKNEANIMMKNLADISLGGLTYWIFGYGMSFGQGPLTNSFVGTGDFLVDPPVGDALMGPVFASFLFQLSFATTATTIVSGAMAERTNFKAYCLFSFLNTIVYCVPAGWVWGEHGFLNKLGAVDIAGSGPVHLIEEEDDKALKDYEQTGGASAFASALMLGPRLGRYAHGTGPLPLGNPVNAVMGTFVLWWGWLAFNSGSTYGVSGAKWQYAARAAVMTMMGSFGGGCFGLIFTLIKNKGRADVMELINSILGALVSITAGCFLYRAWEALVIGLIGAGIASVTSPLFDRLRVDDPVGASAVHGACGLWGVIAVGLFADNPVPMDTTNGRSGLFKGGGWYLLGVQSLTAVCLMSWGVVVTMSLLWAIDKVLPIRMDPYEELLGADLCEHRIRHGQVGVSRAVSALRPYHRSNSIEEVGGIGVNTGHSHVIDKIYEAHKKKQENKSNLPMNMFKNKAFEEKEVDSSSFRNNGFLNKRPGNPENELHATIDSISQEMNKNGGNKTSKIKVIPDIKGKKLKELSVTELEEVNDIIAHEDRFRHRFNESDYENDIARSGVRWID